The sequence CAAGGTGGTCAGGGCGGTCCTCCGGCCGGCGCTGTGGTTGTTGTTGGCGGTATGGCCGGTGGCGGCATGGGCGGTGGGCGTCCGTTCCAGATGGATTCGGCTACACTGGCAAGTATGCACAAAGCCACTATCGATGCCGCTAAGGAAATTAAACTGTTCGGCTTTAAGGATATTGCCGATAGCGTGATCTCGGTTTATAACGAGTATAATATTAAGGCGGCCATTGGTTACGATGCCAAAGGGGCATTAACTTACGAGATGGCTGTGCCATTAAAATCGCTTGGCCTATCAACCGATAGCCCTAAAGAGTTTGCTTATAACATTAAAGTAAACGGCATACAAATGCGCATGGGGCCCGATGGGGGCCACGGGTTTGGTGGTGGCGGTATGGGCGGCGATGGACCGCGCGGCGGCGGCGAAATGCGTGTTGATGTTGTACGTGTTGACGGTGGCGGCGGTAGTTTCGGCGGCGGCCAGGGCGGCCCTCCTCCGGGTGCGTTCGCGGCTATGCAAAGCATGTTTTCGCCAACCGATTTCTGGGGGAAATATACGCTTGCTAAAAAGTAAATCAACAAACAAGCCCCGAATTTAACGGGGCTTGTTTGTTATTAGCTCTAAAACAACCGGATGGGCACTTTGCAAATGCTTTTAACCGGCTTTCCATCCATCATAGCGGGCAACCATATCATATCTGTTTGCTTTACAAGCGCAACAATAGCTTCATTATCGATGTTTTTTATCGATTTGATCAGGTGAAAATCCGATAGGTGCCCCTGCTCGTCAACAGTAAAGGCGATGGTAGCTGCTCCCTCTACTTCTTCAAATTTAGTGGCATGCGGCTCCTTAAACAAATCGATAAACTTATTGGTAAGGCACCGCAGGTCGCCCAGCAAAATAGGTGCCCGGCTCACACGGCTGTATAAGGTATCCCTGCCCTGTATTATTTTATAGGTCTGCACAGTATCGGTATTGGTGATCCGGTGGTACGTCAGCTGGCTCTTGTTAAAATCATACTCATCGGTTACCTCCTCATCAGTATAATATTTCCACACGCCGGTTTTTGCTCCCGCTTTGTAGTAGCCCTCTGCTATTAATTGTTCACGGATGTCGTATTCCCGCCAAAGGCTGTCTTTCAGATTGTTTTTATAAAAGCCCTTGTAGATAGGTATATAATTCCGCTGTCGCAAAAGCTTGTACTCGCCCTGCTTAACATGCGGATCATCGCGCAACACATAAAAGGCTTCCTTTACACCTTTCGACATATGATCTATCCCCATATACACCAGCTTTTGCGCACGCAATGCCTGCGATATGAATATAACGATACTTAAAATGAGTAATTTTTTGCAGCTGTTTTGCATTTAATAACAATAAGGTTTAGTTAGATAGCTATCCCGCTAATTTGTACGCAATATAGCAAGCGGATGTTATATCGCCGCGTTCAATATCATTACACCAATCAATCCCGATACAGAGATGATACACTCCATGGCCGTCCATGTGCGAAACGTTTGATTAACCGACAGGCCGAAGTATTCCTTAAACATCCAAAAGCCGGTATCGTTCACGTGCGATAACATCAGGCTGCCCGCGCCAACGGCCAGTACCATCAACTCGGGCGGGGTACCGTTATGAATAAGCGGCAGCACAATACCCGCCGCGGTAAGCGATGCCACGGTTGATGAACCCAGGGTAATGCGCAGCAGGGCCGCCAGTCCCCAACCTAATAAAAGGGGCGAGGCATGCCAGTCTTCGGCCAGGGTTTTTACCTGTTCGCCCACGCCGCTGTCAATCAATATTTGTTTAAAGGCCCCGCCGGCGGCAATAATGAGCAGGATCATGGTGATATTCTTCGCGCCCTCCACACAACTTTCCATGGCGTTTTTTAGGGATACCTGTAATATCAGCAGGATAATTAAAACAGCTAACAGTAAAGCCAGCGTTGGGTCGGCCAGTACTTTACAATAGTAAGCCATCTGCCCGTTAAATACCAGCGAACCTACATTGCCGGCAATAATGAGGAATACCGGCATCAACGCTATCGCGAAGCTTTTTGTGGCCGATGGCAGGTGTTTACCCGGGTCGATCGTAATAGTATGATCATTTAGGTTAAGATGCTTAATGCTGATGGTCAACCGCGGGAAAAATACGCCCGCCAGCGTAGCCACCGGGATGCTGATGGCCAGTCCATACAGCAGTACCTTGCCAATATCAGCATGAAAGATGGATGCCAGCGCTACCGGCCCGGGGTGTGGCGGCAGGAAGCCGTGGGTGATGGATAAGGCCGCGATCATGGGCATCCCCACATACAATTTAGGCAGGCCTGTAGCCGAAGCAATACTAAATGCCAATGGCAACAACACAATAAACCCCGCGTTGTAAAACAGCGGGATACCCACCAAAATGCCCGTAAGCAAAGCCGCCCATTGGATATTTTTTATGCCGAACCATTTGATCAGCACATAAACAATACGCTCGGCAGCGCCATAATCCTCGGCCAGTTTACCTATCATGGCGCCCAGTGCTAATACCATAATGAGGCTGCCCAGCGTATTGCCAATGCCTGCGGTGATGGACGCCATTACTTTATCGGCCGGCATTTTTAGCAGCAGACCGGTGATGATGGATACGATGAGGAGGGCCAGCATCGGGTTCATCTTTTTAAAGATGAGCACCAGCAGGATCACGATACCCAGCAGTATATACAGTAAACTCATATCGGCTAATTATTTAATTGGTTAAGCTGGCGCATAGATGCACGGGTATCGGCATAAAGCTGTTTAAATATGGGGAACGTTTGGGCATAAAGCCGGTGATTACTCATATTAGGCTCTACTACGCTAAACTGTTCGGGAGCGGAGAGATCGGTGCCGGGATACAACACCTGCATGGCCAGGTACACCGCCCCAATAGCCGATGCGTCTTCCAGTTGCAGCATCACCAGTGTTTTGCCGGTGATATCAGCCAATAGCTGCATCCAAACATCCGAACTTACAAAACCGCCGCTCACATTCAGCTGGTTTATTTGTACCGATGCTTCCAGTGTCTGCAATACATCCTTCAGCGTGAAGCAAATGCCCTCTAAACCTGCCCGCAGGAAATGGGCCTGCGTATGCACGGGCTTCACGTTAAGGTAGGCGCCGCTGGCCCCGGCATCCCATAAAGGGGCGCGTTCGCCGTACAGGTAGGGTAAAAACACCAGCCCATCGCTGCCGGCAGGTATGCGGGCAATCTCGTTAAACAGGTTATCGTAATCCTTACTGCCGATGCCCGTGATGTTTAAAAAACTGCTCAACAGCCAGTTTACGGCAATGCCGCCATTG comes from Mucilaginibacter mali and encodes:
- a CDS encoding DOMON domain-containing protein encodes the protein MALCTGAAAYAQKGGNIQEGSVRAPLNVKIDGKLNEWNDDFQAVNKTTLLTYSITNDDNYLYLVLKTADQTASRKITAGGISFTINTANKKKEQDAFKLVYPMIDGNAMRGAFQRPGGQGGQGGPPAGAVVVVGGMAGGGMGGGRPFQMDSATLASMHKATIDAAKEIKLFGFKDIADSVISVYNEYNIKAAIGYDAKGALTYEMAVPLKSLGLSTDSPKEFAYNIKVNGIQMRMGPDGGHGFGGGGMGGDGPRGGGEMRVDVVRVDGGGGSFGGGQGGPPPGAFAAMQSMFSPTDFWGKYTLAKK
- a CDS encoding energy transducer TonB encodes the protein MQNSCKKLLILSIVIFISQALRAQKLVYMGIDHMSKGVKEAFYVLRDDPHVKQGEYKLLRQRNYIPIYKGFYKNNLKDSLWREYDIREQLIAEGYYKAGAKTGVWKYYTDEEVTDEYDFNKSQLTYHRITNTDTVQTYKIIQGRDTLYSRVSRAPILLGDLRCLTNKFIDLFKEPHATKFEEVEGAATIAFTVDEQGHLSDFHLIKSIKNIDNEAIVALVKQTDMIWLPAMMDGKPVKSICKVPIRLF
- a CDS encoding GntT/GntP/DsdX family permease, producing the protein MSLLYILLGIVILLVLIFKKMNPMLALLIVSIITGLLLKMPADKVMASITAGIGNTLGSLIMVLALGAMIGKLAEDYGAAERIVYVLIKWFGIKNIQWAALLTGILVGIPLFYNAGFIVLLPLAFSIASATGLPKLYVGMPMIAALSITHGFLPPHPGPVALASIFHADIGKVLLYGLAISIPVATLAGVFFPRLTISIKHLNLNDHTITIDPGKHLPSATKSFAIALMPVFLIIAGNVGSLVFNGQMAYYCKVLADPTLALLLAVLIILLILQVSLKNAMESCVEGAKNITMILLIIAAGGAFKQILIDSGVGEQVKTLAEDWHASPLLLGWGLAALLRITLGSSTVASLTAAGIVLPLIHNGTPPELMVLAVGAGSLMLSHVNDTGFWMFKEYFGLSVNQTFRTWTAMECIISVSGLIGVMILNAAI